The Candidatus Nitrosocosmicus arcticus genome includes the window CAGGGAATGGATTGGTACGTGCGTGATATCGATATAATTGCAAATATTAAATTACTAACGTCTTTGAAAAAACCAATATGTGTTTCAATTTCCAGAAAATCGTTTATAGGATCTTTATTTGGTTTGGATGTGGAAGATAGACTGATTCCTTCAATTATTGCTGAGATGTATAGCGTGATGAAAGGGGCCTCTCTACTAAGAACTCATAATGTCAAAGAAACTAGACAAGCAATAGAAATGCTCGAAATGATCCGTTAGATTTGTGTTAATGTAACAATTATAACTATTAGAATACAAATATCGTTTGATTTGATTTGAATAAAACTCATGAAATTGATCATATTATTCCTGGGAAATCGTTAGCTATAATTGAGGAATTTGATGCGGGTAAAAATACATATTTAGATGAAGGTGAGGTTAGATCTGCTGTTATCGGAAAATCTAGCGTTAATATGGTCGATCGCACTTTGAATGTCAAACAAAAAAATCCACCCATGATACCTAAGATTGGTGATATTGTTGTTGGATATATCGATATGCTATTTGGAAATATGATATCAGTAAGGATTGTTTATATCAATGAAAAATATTCTAAATCTGGGTTTTCTGCGATAGCATCCACTCGTATGTCTAATTCTGGGGGAAACTATGGTTCAGGCTGGCGCGAGAGAAGTTATAAAGGTAAATTTGTTTTTAAGGTAGGCGATATAATAAGGGGAAGAGTATACAGCTTATTAAATTCTTCAATTCATTTGACGTTAGAGGACAGAGACTTGGGAGTTGTGTATACAATTTGCTTTTCTTGTGGCAATGAATTCGTCAAAGTACCAGGAGGATTAAAATGCAATTCCTGTGGTAATTTTGAAGACAGGAAAGTTTCAATTGATTATGGAAAAGAATCATTTACACTTTTATATGACAAGCAATTTCCTATGACATGAATGCCTTCAAGGTAGGCTTTCAAGGGGAATCTGGATCTTATAGTGAGGCGTCTGCCCGCATTCAATATCCTGACCCAAATTATTCATTCATTCCATTTAGATCATTTCGTGAATTGTTTGAAGGTGTTGAAAATTCTACCTTGGATCTGGCAGTAGTTCCTATTGAAAATTCTACAGAAGGAAGTGTAAATGAAACTTATGACTTGCTAGTTGAAAAACCTCTTTACGTTATCGGGGAAATATATCACAAAATACACCATTGTTTAATCATTGATAAGAATTCGTCTCCAGACGAAATTTCTATTGTTTACTCTCATCCACAGGCACTGGCTCAGTGTAGAAAATATATGCAAAAGAAACACTTAGAATCAATCCCTATGTATGATACTGCAGGATCTGTTAAATTTATTAAAGAAACTCATAATGCTAGAGCAGCTGCAATAGCTAGCAAACATGCCGCCCAGATCTATGACATGAAGGTTGTAGAAGAAGATATCGAGGATAATTCTAATAATTTTACTAGATTTCTAATAATTTCTAAAATATATGATGGTAATGCCGATGACAATAAAACATCAGTTATTTTTTCTATACCTCACACTCCTGGATCATTATATTCTATACTCCAAGAGTTTGCATTAAGAAACATTAATCTAACAAAAATTGAATCAAGACCTACCAAAAATATACCTTGGGAGTATTATTTTTTCGTAGATCTAGAGGGAAACGTTAATAATGAAAAAATATCTGCCTCTCTTTTATCTGTTAAGACCGCTACTATATTCTTTAAGTTATTAGGTTCGTACAAGAAAGCCGAAATAAGATAGTTATGACTGCATTCTGGTTCTGATTCCTATTCCTACGACCACAATACCTGTTATGATCAACATCATTTGGCCACTAAAAGCAAGTGGACTGGCCTTCGAAAACGCCCCTAAATTCAAATTCAATACATCCTCTCCTTCATTAATAACCTGAATTTTGTACTTACCATTTACTTCCGATGTAACAGTTTCATTCAATACCCCAATATTCCTAGTTTTATTCATTATCAACTTATTGTTGGGGTCTATCACTAGCACTGTAGATTCAGATCCATTGGCATAAATATTTGCGATGTTACCCGAATTCATATCTGGAGTAAATATTCCCGATTGATTTGGTTTTATCATCTCAGTAATTTCCACAAATCTGGGGATGTTCGAATCAATAATTGAAGCAATACCTATTCCAATAAAAATGAAACCTGCAACAAAAAATATTATCAGGGAAAGCCTTTTTGATATAACTACCATAAATTTGCTTATGATAGCAGATCGATTAAATATAATCTTTCTTTACAAATTCTATTGCAACAATTATTCGAGATATTGATTATTGCTTGAAAAACCAAAGAATGCTACTTATGCTATGGTCTATTTTTGTTATAAAACTCTACTGATTACGAAATGGTACTCTCTTAATAAAATGTCAATCAGACTGAAGGAATGTAAATCTGATATGCTACCACAAGTTTAATACGGAATGCTTTCCGAATTGTGGTGTTTCCAAGTTTATCCTATAACCAGTGCTGAATTTTGAAAAATTCTTCGATGGGCTCTTTCTTTAATAACTTTATCAAAGCTAATCCTTGTGGAACTGATAGTACTGGTTTGGAAAAATAGTTATCAGTTCCTAGTCGTGGA containing:
- a CDS encoding exosome complex RNA-binding protein Csl4 translates to MNKTHEIDHIIPGKSLAIIEEFDAGKNTYLDEGEVRSAVIGKSSVNMVDRTLNVKQKNPPMIPKIGDIVVGYIDMLFGNMISVRIVYINEKYSKSGFSAIASTRMSNSGGNYGSGWRERSYKGKFVFKVGDIIRGRVYSLLNSSIHLTLEDRDLGVVYTICFSCGNEFVKVPGGLKCNSCGNFEDRKVSIDYGKESFTLLYDKQFPMT
- the pheA gene encoding prephenate dehydratase → MNAFKVGFQGESGSYSEASARIQYPDPNYSFIPFRSFRELFEGVENSTLDLAVVPIENSTEGSVNETYDLLVEKPLYVIGEIYHKIHHCLIIDKNSSPDEISIVYSHPQALAQCRKYMQKKHLESIPMYDTAGSVKFIKETHNARAAAIASKHAAQIYDMKVVEEDIEDNSNNFTRFLIISKIYDGNADDNKTSVIFSIPHTPGSLYSILQEFALRNINLTKIESRPTKNIPWEYYFFVDLEGNVNNEKISASLLSVKTATIFFKLLGSYKKAEIR